TTCAACAAGAGAGAGCGGGAGAACGTGGCAGTATTCCGCCTAGCACAAGTCGCACGAAAACACATAAACGAAGAAAAATCCGGTATGGAAGGGTAAGCATAGCTCTAATGCTCCTGGTACTGTTTGTTACCGGTATTACATATGTATTCCTTGGCATGACGCATTGGATCAAAAGCGTTGTGGCGCCGCCTCCGATTACTGTAATAGAACAGCCCGCCAAGCTTGGCATGATACAAGTTACTCCGGATGCGAAGGAGGAGCCGGCACGGTTCCAGGGTCAGGTTCGCAAATTGGCATACATAACGTTCGATGATGGGCCAACTGAATATACGGAACAACTGCTGGATATATTGAAGCAGCATGAGGCAAAGGCTACCTTTTTCATGATCGGACGACAGTTGAATCAGCATCCGGCAGCAGTGAAACGGCTGTTGAAAGAAGGCAGTTACCCTGGACTCCACAGCATGACGCATAACTATAAAAAGCTGTATAAGAGTGGAAACTCCACAAACTTTGTGAAAGAGTTCAAGAAAGAGCAGAAGATGGTGCAGGACCTGATTGGTTTTACGCCTCATCTTATTCGTGCACCTTATGGCAGCAGTCCACAGATCGGTGAAAAGTTCAGAGGTGACATTGCTGCGGCCGGGTTCAAACTGTGGGACTGGACGACAGATTCACTCGATTGGAATCTTCCCGGTCAGCCGGACAAGATTGTGGCCCGCGTGAGCAAAAGTGTACATCGGGATAAGGAAGTGATTCTGATGCATGAGCGGGAGCAGACGGTGCAGGCTTTACCACGCATTCTGAAGTTACTCGAAGATCGGGGTTACGAGTTCGAAGTATACGATCCGGATGCACACTGGGTAGCCAATTTTAGCGGAGATACCCGTTTGTAATAGAACAACAAGATGATGCAAGAGAGGAAGGACTTTGGTGCTAACGAGTAAAAAAGTGGCGCTTGCGGCAGTTAGTGTATTGCTAATTCTGCTGGCGAGTGGTTGTGGAGATCCGCAGGAGCCTGCGGCAAATCAGATAAACCAATTGGTGCTCAGCGGCCAGGAGATCGATCAGAGTTTGAAGACGCTGACCAGTCATGAGCAGGAAGATATGAAGTTATACAAGTCTATTTTAGACAAAGGCAAGAACAAAAACAGTGATCTCGAAGCACTGCTGGATCAAGCAGCAGATCATATTTATGAACGAAGAACGTTGTTGAAACAGGCGGAAGAGGCCATGAAACAGACCAACGAGAAGACGGTGGCCCTGCGCAGTTCCCTTAAGGAACTATCATTTGAAAAAGAAGAAACGTTGGCACAGGCTGAAAAGGTGCTGGATCAATATGAAGCAAGAGCACGTGCATTGGAAAATTTTGTTGCCTCGTATCAGTTGAGTCTGAGTGCCGATGAGCAGTTGTATGATCTGATGAGAGAAAGTGCAGAACCTAATCTGGTTAAGATTAAGCGAGCCATTCGGGTACGGAATAGCGAATATGCGAAGCTTGCTGAATTCCGAAAGCAATTTAACCTCCAGACCAAAGCATTTAACGGAGCCAATGCCAAACTGGTACAGATGGATCAGGCTAGCTAGGTAGAGGACTACAATAATCGTTCAGACATTTTGCATGATTGAGCTGCCTGTCTCCCGTGTAAGTACTAGTATACAGCCAAGCCAATGGATGAGAAGCAACATGGACAAGCATCATTGCGTATAAGCTAACGGAGGTGTTCATATGCGAAAAAGAAATACAATGAAAGTCAGTGCATCACTCCTGGTTTTACTTATGGGATTCTCGCTTGTGGCCTGTGGGAACAGTAATCCTGCTGCACAGCCACCAGTGAATAATACGGAAGAACAGTCACCAGCACCGGAGCAACAACCAAATGAAAGTGCTGCAATAGAAGCAGAAGGTATTCTGACTGGATGGGCTGATCCGCATACCGTTGAGATTCGAGTGAATGAGAAGCCGATGTCATTCCAGGTGAGCGAAGATCTGCAAAAGTCTCTGGATGATATCGATGACGAAGATTCCGTTCGTTTCAAATATGTAGAGAAAACGATTGATGCAACAACGAAACAGTTGGTACTTACAGAGATTGCAAAGATTGAATCGAGTGATGACAACAATGGTTCCAATGCAGGCGGTACGGTAACGTCCGATCGTCCGAAGACATCAGAGCTGGAAGTGACGGTAGAAGGAATGACCGAGAAACGCCCAGTGACACTGGCACAAGCGAAAGGGTATTCACTTTATGTGTTTGAACCGATGGCTTTTGACGCTGAAGACCATGAATTAACAATGAAGATTGATCCGGATTATGAGGTAGAGATTGAGAAGCTGCCTGCGGATTTTAACCTGGATATGTTGAAGATGGATGCCAAGGAAGAGTTATCCGAGACCGGAGAAGTGAAGCAATTGACGGCTGAACAACTCAGCAACGGCCCGATGAAGGATGCAAGATTGTACATGATGTCCCAGAATGATAAGAAGACAGAGTATTTTATTGTGAAAGAACTGGACGGCAATGGTTTCATTTTCCACATCCAAGCACCTATTGGTGAACCTTCGGAAGGTTTCCTGCCCATGGCATACGCATCCCTCAATTCCATTATGAATGAGTAGAAAAGGGATGAGCCACTCAGTTAAACCAAACGATGTAGTAAATTAAAACGATTCCCTACACAGCGTGTTTCCTTGAGAGAGGAGATGCGCTGTTTTATTAACGTTACTACAATATAGATAGAATGTACCGTGCCGTGCCACGCCGTGCATAGACAAATAGCCGGAAGGAGCGATGCAGCTGCATAGGTTCCTCCCGGCTTCTTGGCCGTGCTTCTATTCAGTTTGCAGGATCGAACCCATGTCCTGATCATTTACTCAGGTTAGTATAGTCGATTCCTTGCGCCATCTGAGTTCCTGATAACGGGCGATTACATTCTTATGAACGGGATGTTCGTCGGGAATTCCCATGCGTTCACGGATGAAGGCGGAGACGCCATCTTCGCGAATCATGTGTTGTAGCTTCATGGCTTCCTCGTCGCGCTTGTCATTGAACAACATTGAGGCCGCCATAGCAGAAGTTAAATGAGGAATTTCAATTCCGAATTCACTGGCCTGCAGCGCTGGGCGAACAAGCCGATCGTGAGGCGAAAGCTTGCGAAGGGGGGAACGTCCAACCCGGGTGACCTGATCCGTCAGGTTGGGATTGGCGAAGCGTTCCAGTATGGTGTCGATATATTTGTTATGCTTCTGAGCGTTGAATCCGTGCTTCTGGATGAGCATCTGACCGGTCTCTTCCATAACATGGCGCACTTTGGCCCGCAGGGTGGAATTACTCATCACCTGGCGGATCGTCTTGAATCCTTCGAGATAGCCGAAGTATGCGGCGACACAGTGGCCTGTATTTACCGTAAACATTTTACGTTCAATGTAAGGTTCAAGCGAATCCACATAGTGGACGCCATCTATTTTCTTAAAACCATCCAGAAGTGCTGGACGATGAACGACCCATTCGTAAAAAGGTTCAACAGTGACCTGCAGCGGGTCTTTGTGGTTTTGAGCCGGAACAATCCGGTCCACAGCTGCATTGGGGAAAGAAACATAACGTTCGGCTTTTTTGCGAGTTTGTTCATCCAGAAATGGATAGATGCGTTTCTTCAGCCTGGTGCTACCACCGATGGCATTTTCGCAAGCGATAATATGCAGTGGAGCCTGATTATTTTTTTTCATGCGAAGTTGAATGCCTTTGGCGATCGGTTCGGCGATATCTCCGAGTGCAGATACCCCCACCGCGGTTGTGATCACATCGGCTGAAGCGATCTCTTCAGCAACCAGATTCTGCTCACTCACATTGATAGCCGTCACATTGTTGACAATCGTAGTGTCCTGATCGTTATTGGCAAGTGTAATCGGATATTCCTGTCTCTCTTGAAGCATGGAGATTTTCTTCGGGTTACGTGCGACAAAGCAGACTTTGTAATCGGAAGCGGACAACATATGACCGATAAAACCGCGGCCTATATTGCCCGCACCAAAATGTACAGCTTTCATGTGTGAACTCCCCCTTTAAGGATTTAATCGCGAAATTCGTGCAGACCTTAGACGGTAGTGACGAGTGGCTTCGAAATCAAATCATTAAATGTAAGGTCGGTCAAGCAAGATAGCCGTTGGTGAGTCATATCGAATTCCAGTGTTCCTGTGATGGTATTCGATATGACTACGCAGTGCATACCAGCCGCAGCAGCTGCACGCGCGCCGTTAGGTGAATCCTCAATCGCTACGGCTTCGTCTGCAGTTACTCCAAGGGCTTCAAGCGCTTGAGTGTAGAGTTCCGGGTCAGGCTTCACATTTGCAACATCATCTGCCGTTCGAATGACTTCAAAATAATCTTTCAGTTTCAGTTGTTCCAGATGCTGTTCAACCCACTCCCGTTTGGAGCTGGAGGCTACAGCGAGTTTTAGTCCGGCTTCACGTGCTTGTTCAAGATATTCCTGAATACCAGGACGCACCTTTTCTTTGTTCATCAATACAGCGTGCTGCAACTGAACGGATTCCCTGAACGCTTCCCGATCGATCGGAAGATTCAAATCTGTGATGAGGTACTCATATGGATTAAATGTTTTCAGACTGGTACCGATGCATTGTGAATACATCTCCAGGGTTAAATCTACGCCGTGTTCCTTGTAAGCATCACGAAAAGCAATATACCATGCTGTCTCTGTATCAATAATCGTTCCGTCGAAATCAAACACCAGTGCCTTAATCATAAATTTGTTCCTCCTGTTTCAGAATTAGTTTGGGGATAAAATATAATGAAAATTTTCTGCAAATTTTCCCCCTGTATTCATTGCCTGCGGGATATTAGTTGACGTGATAAACCGAAAATGAATATTGATTTGGGAAAAAATATGCGTTTTAAGCTAATAAAACCGTAACATAGGACAAACGGAGGGGTCAAGCGCGTTATGATTGTTTACATTGAAAATTTTCACATGTATGATTTGTTTTCAGAAAATGATAAACATTGCAAACCGTTAACCCTTTTGCATGTAAGCGGTGTACTGAATAAACTGTTTTTACAGCTCCAAAAAATAAAACTTTTTTTATGAAAATTTGCTATTCTGGCCGTTCTACAGCTTTCGACACTTTTATAATAGAAGAAATGGAGATTAATTTATTGGATTTTATTAGCTTCACGCCAGATCAGGCCCTGTGGGAGAATGGAAGAAAGATTCTGAAAGTATATGGAGTAAGGGAGGAAGACAAGCATGTTGCAAAAGGACCGTTTCAATGGCTGCTTCATCGGGCTTGCAGTGGGTGATGCGTTGGGAACTACCGTGGAATTTAGTAGCCCGGGCACGTTTGAACCCGTAACGGATATCGTGGGTGGCGGCGTATTCGGGCTGGAGGCAGGGCAGTGGACAGATGATACATCCATGGCTCTGTGTCTGGCACAAAGTCTGGTGCGCAATGAAAACTTTGATCCTGCGGATCAGATGCGCAGATACACCAATTGGTACAAGGTCGGGTATATGAGCAGTACAGGCGATTGCTTTGATATCGGCGGGGCCACACGAAGTGCCTTGGAGAGGTTTGAGATAACTGGAGAAGCCTACAGTGGATCAACGGACCCGATGACGGCAGGCAATGGCTCTATTATGAGGCTTGCACCTGTCGCGATGGCTTACGCTAATCAACCAAACGAGGCGGTTCGTTATGCCGGGCTGAGCTCCCGGACAACACATGCTGCAACGGAAAGTGTGGAAGCATGTGAAGTGCTAGCCGCCATAATTGTTGCTGGTCTGCGCGGAGCGGACAAAAACGTCATGCTGATGCCGGAGACATGCAGACAGTGGAGGGAAGAACCTACTTTTTCGCCCGCTATTGAAGAGGTTGTTATGGGTTCCTATCAGAGCAAAGAACCGCCGGAAATTAAGGGCAGTGGTTATGTGGTCCGTTCACTTGAGGCAGCACTATGGGCGTTCCATAAGTCGTCAAGCTTTGAAGAAGGTGCGTTGTTAGCTGTTAATCTGGGTGATGATGCGGACACTACAGGTGCTGTGTATGGGCAGATCGCAGGTGCTTATTATGGACTGAGTGGTATTCCGGCACACTGGCGGGACAAGCTGGCCATGCGTGAAACGTTCAAACAACTAACAGATGCCTTGTGGTTGAAGGCGACAGAAAATCGTTGATTAAGAGACAGGAGAAGAGAACATCTATGAGCACGACTGGACACACAGTACAACCACAGGTTTCACCGTCAGGTAAACGAGGGGCGTTTCCATTATCCCTGTTATGCCTGACGATAGGAGCTTTTGCGATTGGTATGACTGAGTTTATTATTATGGGCTTACTGCCTAATGTAGCGACAGATCTGAATGTAAGTATTCCGCAGGCAGGACAACTCATTACGGGATATGCGCTTGGTGTAGCGGTAGGTGCGCCGATTTTGACCGTATTTACACACAAGATTCCGCAGAAAAAACTGCTGGTGCTGCTGATGTGCATTTTCATTATCGGGAACGCATTGTCCGTTATTGCTCCCACATACGGATTGCTAATCTCAGCACGGATCTTAACGGCATTTGCTCATGGTACGTTCCTTGGTGTAGGTTCAATCATGGCGACGCGGCTTGTTGCGCCCGAGAGAAGGGCAGGAGCGGTATCGGTTGTTCTCGCGGGGCTAACGATTGCCAACATCATTGGCGTTCCGTTTGGTACATTTATCGGGCAACAGCTCGGATGGCGGTCATCCTTCGGGGCGATTACGATCTTGGGCATCATTTCGTTGATTGGTATCATTCGTTTCATTCCCGTGCTCCCGCAAGGAGCACCAGCAAACCTCGGACAGCAATTCCGGAATCTGGTTCGTCCCCAAGTATTATTGGTTCTGCTTGTTGGAGCGATGGGATGTGGGAGTCTGTTCGCTGTATTCACGTACATCACGCCCATGCTTGTGGATATTAGTGGTTTTGCCGAGCAGAATGTGACTTGGATTCTGGTATTGTTTGGCTTCGGTGTTACCTTGGGGAACATGGTTGGCGGCCGTCTGGCGGACTGGAAGCTGATGCCTTCTCTGATCGTCAATTTTGGGATACTGGCGGTGCTTCTGGCTGCACTTACGCTTACCCTAGATAATCCTTATTTCGCGGTAATCACTATATTCTTGTGGGGCGTTGCGGCTTTTGGCATTATGCCAGGATTGCAGATTCGAATCATGAATATGACCCGCGAAGCACCGCTGCTGGCGACAACATCAAGTCACTCCGCATTTAACCTGGGGAATGCAGGTGGTGCCTATCTGGGCGGTTATGCAATTACCCATACGGGACTTATATCTGTACCTTTGTATGCCGCAGTTATTGCCGGATTAGGTTTGCTAGGACTGCTCTTCGGTCTGTTCATGGAGCGTAAACATCATGGGCCAGAGGTTGCCCAGGTTGCAGAGGCAGCGTCAGCAAGTTGAAAATGAAATCGGTTTGCCTCAATTCTTCCGTTGAACACGGAGAGTTGAGGCTTTTTTATATCATGATGAGATCCGGAGTAGGGGAGCGAATAGACGGTCTGGTGGTGTGAAGAAGTATACTTTTTAAACTATAAGATATAGTTATTTAAGTTTTTTGATGATGTACAGGCCTTGTGAGGTGATATAATAAAGATGTAATTGGAATTGATTGTAAATTATGGATCACGGATGTTACTTCCGTATTGGGAAAGGTGAAGGATAGTGGTCCGTATTCATGCGTGGAAAGGAGGAACTTCGTTTTAAAATGTAAGGGCTTTCAATTGGGGTTTGTGTGGTCTGAAAGACCTGTTATGAGGTTCGTACACGGTTTAAAATCATATTCCAAAGGAGATTGATATTAATGAAAAAACGTCTGTCCAAGATTCTGAGTCTCTCCATCACAGCAGCACTCCTTGTACCAACGATGGTGTCTGCAGCGGATATGCAGGAAACTGCAGCTCCAACCCCCATTCAGGCGGTGATAGATCAGGGAGCGACCGGCACCATGGATAATACCGGGCAAAATGCGCTGGCTAACACTCCGGTGGTGCCGGCACCACCGGGTTATGATGGCTATCGAAACAATATTCCGCACGGAAATACCAATCTGATATCCTATTACTCCACAACGGTAGGCAATACACGGAAAGCGACGGTATATACACCGCCAGGATATTCTCCGAATAAAAAGTATAACGTCCTGTATCTCCTGCACGGCATCGGCGGGGATGAGTATGAGTGGGTCAATGCAATGAAGCCAAAGAACATTCTGGACAACCTGTATTCGGAAGGTAAGCTGTCCCAGATGATCGTTGTTATGCCAAATGGCCGTGCCATGAAGGACGACCGTCCAGTCGGTGACATTTTTGCTCCGGACAAAGTGGCTGCATTTGAACGGTTTGAGCAAGACCTGCTCAAGGATCTGATTCCTCATATCGAGGCCAATTATCCGGTGTACAAAGACCGTAATAGTCGTGCGTTGGCCGGTCTGTCCATGGGTGGTGGGCAGTCGCTTAACTTCGGATTGAGAAATCTGAATACCTTCGCCTGGGTGGGGGCCTTCTCGGCCGCACCGAATACGCAATCTGTATCACAGCTGGTTTCCAACCCGGGACAAGTCGCTAGCCAACTCAAATTGTTGTGGATCTCCTGTGGATCAAGTGACGGCCTGTTATGGGTCAGCCAGAACTTTAAAAACGGTCTGAGCAGCATGAACATTCCGCATACATGGTATCAGGATGTAGGTGGACACGAACCATCTGTCTGGAACAGCGGCCTGTATCAGTTCTCACAACGAATCTTCAAGTGATTAACCGGTATTCATATTGGATGAACCGCAGCCTCAGTTCTGTTTCGTACAGAGCTGGGGTTTTTGTTATGAATCGAGTCATCTAAAAGGAGCACATGGGTATTTTTAATTTTGGGGATGGGGTTAATGAGAGTGTAAGTATTGGTTTAATTTATTACATAGGTACTGTTATGAAGGAGAGGGATCTGATGTTTTATTACAAAGGTGCGTTTCGGGAAACGGACAATGTGATCTATTTTAAAAGCGATGTTTCATTAGCCCAGAATGATGTTGTCCTATTTGGTGAAAAGAAGTATTTTATCGAAAGTGTGGAAAAAGAATTTCTCCTGCTTCAGCGGGTGGGCTCCATAGTTTCTGTGAGTCTGTGAAATCTTCGCAAGATCATCCCCTTTTTCAAGTGTACGTGCACTTCTGGGCCTCTGCCTACATACAATAGATCGACCCTGTTCCCACATGTGCTCAGGCCAGATCGTTGTAAAACTGCAGGAGGTGTCATCTGTGCCCGGATTGTTTACCGCAATTGCTCTATTCATTAAAGAGTTAACGTTACTCGTCTCGTATGTCAAAAATAATGCGTTCCCCCAGCCACTGGCTGAGGGTGATGAAGCCAAACATTTGCGCCTTATGGCTGAAGGCAATGCTCACTCTCGCAATCTGCTCATTGAACACAATCTGCGCCTCGTCGCGCATATCGTCAAGAAGTTCGACAATACGGGTGAAGATCAGGAGGATCTGATTTCCATCGGAACCATTGGTTTGATCAAAGCCATCGAAAGTTTTCAACAAGGCAAAGGCACGAAGCTTGCCACATTTGCTGCAAGGTGTATTGAAAATGAGATACTTATGCATCTGCGTTCCCTGAAGAAAACACGCAAAGACGTATCCCTGCATGACCCCATCGGTACGGATAAAGAAGGTAACGAAATTACGCTAATCGATATCCTCGGAACAGAAGCCGACGACGTTGTAGATAAAGTGCAGCTCAAGATTGAAAAAAGCAAAATTTATCGCAATCTCGACATCCTGGATGATCGGGAGAAGGAAGTTGTGATCGGTCGATTCGGCCTGGAAGCAGGCGGGGAGGAACGAACTCAACGCGAAATTGCGAAGGAACTGGGCATCTCACGTTCTTATGTATCACGGATTGAGAAGCGGGCGTTAATGAAGCTGTATCATGAGTTTTATAAGCAAAAGTAGTTGCTGAACAGACCAGAGGGCGCCTTTATCGGGAGCCCTTTTTACTGTGAAGATACTTAAATTGGATCTAAATAGTATTAATTATTTGGGGTTATGACCTAAATAAAGGAATTTTAATTCCTGTTGAAGAATATCTTATACACAGACCAATTTAATATATAAGGAGTAAATCATAATGAAGCAGCTTTTTCGGAAAACTCCACTGTGGTTTTTGTTAATCTGGATCGTAGGATTTATAATGATCGTTATCAACTCTTTTCAATCAAACTCGGGTATCATTAACTTTATTGCGTTATTCATAATTAATGTTGCTAATGCTATTCGAATTTGGAAAAATGAACGTTCGTTAGCGATTACCTTTTTAGTTGTTGCCGCTCTATGCTTGGCTTATATTTTAGTATACTTCTATAGATATGTATAATCAGCATGACATGGCATGAGGATAACAAAGGAATGTACATAGGCTGATGATAGTATGGATCGGATGCAACTCAATATTATAAAAGCAAAGGGCATGAAATACGAGCGTATCAAAAGGTCACCTCTTACAAAGGTGGCCTCTTTGCTGTGCAAAAAAATATATAAGGGAGGGATATGTATTCTGGGCAGATTATTATATGATGAGTAATAATATTTTGCATCGTAGAGAGCATGTGCAGAAAGAGAGTGGTGGTTGATCATGCAGCAAGAAACGTTAACAAGGGGATTAAAGAACAGGCACGTACAGTTGATGGCGATCGGAGGTGCGATCGGTACAGGTCTGTTTCTCGGGGCAGGCAAAACGATTCAGCTGACAGGGCCATCCATCTTGCTGGCCTACATCATTACGGGTGTTGTGTTGTTCCTGATCATGCGTGCATTGGGGGAGCTGCTGTTAAGCAACTTGCAGTATCATTCCTTTGTCGATTTTGTGCGTGATTACCTGGGAAATATGGCGGCATTTATTACAGGCTGGACCTATTGGTTCTGCTGGATTTCCATTGCCATGGCTGATATTACGGCAGTGGGTTTGTATACGCAGTTTTGGTTCCCGAATGTACCTCAGTGGATGCCAGGGTTAATTGCGTTAGTCATTTTACTAATCATGAACTTGGCAACGGTCAAGTTGTTTGGGGAGATGGAATTCTGGTTTGCCCTGATTAAAGTCGTGGCTATTCTGGCACTCATTATTGTTGGTTTATATATGATATTCAAAGGTTTTACCACGGATCAGGGTCCAGCGAGCTTCACCAATCTGTGGAGTCATGGGGGATGGTTCCCGAATGGACTGCATGGGTTCATCATATCGTTCCAGATGGTGGTGTTCGCATTTGTAGGCATGGAACTGGTGGGACTCACAGCGGGGGAAACGGAGAACCCGGAGAAGGTTATTCCGAGAGCAATTAACCAGATTCCGATCCGGGTACTGCTCTTCTATGTTGGCGCATTGCTGATTATTATGAGCATTTACCCGTGGAACGCCATTGTGCCTACGGAAAGTCCGTTTGTACAGGTGTTTGCCGCTGTAGGTATTGCGGCCGCTGCAGGGATTGTGAATTTCGTTGTGTTAACATCAGCGGCTTCGGCGTGTAACAGTGCCATTTTCAGTACAAGCCGTATGGTGTTTTCCATGGCAAAAGATCACAACGCGCCTGAGTCGTTTGCACGACTGAACAAGCGGAAAGTCCCTTCCAATGCGCTGTATTTCTCTACGATTGTTATTCTGATCGCGATTGTGCTGAACTATGTGATGCCGGAGGGCGTATTTACACTGATCACGAGCGTGTCGACTGTATGCTTCATCTTTGTCTGGGGCATCATGGTGATCTGTCATCTTAGATATCGTCGTACTCAGCCGGAACTGGCTAGTCGCAGTCGCTTTAAGTTGCCACTATATCCGTTCTCAAACTATTTAATTTTGGCTTTTCTGGCGTTTGTGCTAGTAGTATTGGCATTGGCTGAGGACACGCGAGTGGCGCTATTTGTTACGCCGGTGTGGTTTATTC
The nucleotide sequence above comes from Paenibacillus sp. W2I17. Encoded proteins:
- a CDS encoding polysaccharide deacetylase family protein, producing MRVQQERAGERGSIPPSTSRTKTHKRRKIRYGRVSIALMLLVLFVTGITYVFLGMTHWIKSVVAPPPITVIEQPAKLGMIQVTPDAKEEPARFQGQVRKLAYITFDDGPTEYTEQLLDILKQHEAKATFFMIGRQLNQHPAAVKRLLKEGSYPGLHSMTHNYKKLYKSGNSTNFVKEFKKEQKMVQDLIGFTPHLIRAPYGSSPQIGEKFRGDIAAAGFKLWDWTTDSLDWNLPGQPDKIVARVSKSVHRDKEVILMHEREQTVQALPRILKLLEDRGYEFEVYDPDAHWVANFSGDTRL
- a CDS encoding YkyA family protein, with the protein product MLTSKKVALAAVSVLLILLASGCGDPQEPAANQINQLVLSGQEIDQSLKTLTSHEQEDMKLYKSILDKGKNKNSDLEALLDQAADHIYERRTLLKQAEEAMKQTNEKTVALRSSLKELSFEKEETLAQAEKVLDQYEARARALENFVASYQLSLSADEQLYDLMRESAEPNLVKIKRAIRVRNSEYAKLAEFRKQFNLQTKAFNGANAKLVQMDQAS
- a CDS encoding mannitol-1-phosphate 5-dehydrogenase, coding for MKAVHFGAGNIGRGFIGHMLSASDYKVCFVARNPKKISMLQERQEYPITLANNDQDTTIVNNVTAINVSEQNLVAEEIASADVITTAVGVSALGDIAEPIAKGIQLRMKKNNQAPLHIIACENAIGGSTRLKKRIYPFLDEQTRKKAERYVSFPNAAVDRIVPAQNHKDPLQVTVEPFYEWVVHRPALLDGFKKIDGVHYVDSLEPYIERKMFTVNTGHCVAAYFGYLEGFKTIRQVMSNSTLRAKVRHVMEETGQMLIQKHGFNAQKHNKYIDTILERFANPNLTDQVTRVGRSPLRKLSPHDRLVRPALQASEFGIEIPHLTSAMAASMLFNDKRDEEAMKLQHMIREDGVSAFIRERMGIPDEHPVHKNVIARYQELRWRKESTILT
- a CDS encoding HAD family phosphatase, producing the protein MIKALVFDFDGTIIDTETAWYIAFRDAYKEHGVDLTLEMYSQCIGTSLKTFNPYEYLITDLNLPIDREAFRESVQLQHAVLMNKEKVRPGIQEYLEQAREAGLKLAVASSSKREWVEQHLEQLKLKDYFEVIRTADDVANVKPDPELYTQALEALGVTADEAVAIEDSPNGARAAAAAGMHCVVISNTITGTLEFDMTHQRLSCLTDLTFNDLISKPLVTTV
- a CDS encoding ADP-ribosylglycohydrolase family protein, with product MLQKDRFNGCFIGLAVGDALGTTVEFSSPGTFEPVTDIVGGGVFGLEAGQWTDDTSMALCLAQSLVRNENFDPADQMRRYTNWYKVGYMSSTGDCFDIGGATRSALERFEITGEAYSGSTDPMTAGNGSIMRLAPVAMAYANQPNEAVRYAGLSSRTTHAATESVEACEVLAAIIVAGLRGADKNVMLMPETCRQWREEPTFSPAIEEVVMGSYQSKEPPEIKGSGYVVRSLEAALWAFHKSSSFEEGALLAVNLGDDADTTGAVYGQIAGAYYGLSGIPAHWRDKLAMRETFKQLTDALWLKATENR
- a CDS encoding MFS transporter; the encoded protein is MSTTGHTVQPQVSPSGKRGAFPLSLLCLTIGAFAIGMTEFIIMGLLPNVATDLNVSIPQAGQLITGYALGVAVGAPILTVFTHKIPQKKLLVLLMCIFIIGNALSVIAPTYGLLISARILTAFAHGTFLGVGSIMATRLVAPERRAGAVSVVLAGLTIANIIGVPFGTFIGQQLGWRSSFGAITILGIISLIGIIRFIPVLPQGAPANLGQQFRNLVRPQVLLVLLVGAMGCGSLFAVFTYITPMLVDISGFAEQNVTWILVLFGFGVTLGNMVGGRLADWKLMPSLIVNFGILAVLLAALTLTLDNPYFAVITIFLWGVAAFGIMPGLQIRIMNMTREAPLLATTSSHSAFNLGNAGGAYLGGYAITHTGLISVPLYAAVIAGLGLLGLLFGLFMERKHHGPEVAQVAEAASAS
- a CDS encoding esterase family protein; the encoded protein is MKKRLSKILSLSITAALLVPTMVSAADMQETAAPTPIQAVIDQGATGTMDNTGQNALANTPVVPAPPGYDGYRNNIPHGNTNLISYYSTTVGNTRKATVYTPPGYSPNKKYNVLYLLHGIGGDEYEWVNAMKPKNILDNLYSEGKLSQMIVVMPNGRAMKDDRPVGDIFAPDKVAAFERFEQDLLKDLIPHIEANYPVYKDRNSRALAGLSMGGGQSLNFGLRNLNTFAWVGAFSAAPNTQSVSQLVSNPGQVASQLKLLWISCGSSDGLLWVSQNFKNGLSSMNIPHTWYQDVGGHEPSVWNSGLYQFSQRIFK
- the sigK gene encoding RNA polymerase sporulation sigma factor SigK, with amino-acid sequence MPGLFTAIALFIKELTLLVSYVKNNAFPQPLAEGDEAKHLRLMAEGNAHSRNLLIEHNLRLVAHIVKKFDNTGEDQEDLISIGTIGLIKAIESFQQGKGTKLATFAARCIENEILMHLRSLKKTRKDVSLHDPIGTDKEGNEITLIDILGTEADDVVDKVQLKIEKSKIYRNLDILDDREKEVVIGRFGLEAGGEERTQREIAKELGISRSYVSRIEKRALMKLYHEFYKQK
- a CDS encoding amino acid permease; the encoded protein is MQQETLTRGLKNRHVQLMAIGGAIGTGLFLGAGKTIQLTGPSILLAYIITGVVLFLIMRALGELLLSNLQYHSFVDFVRDYLGNMAAFITGWTYWFCWISIAMADITAVGLYTQFWFPNVPQWMPGLIALVILLIMNLATVKLFGEMEFWFALIKVVAILALIIVGLYMIFKGFTTDQGPASFTNLWSHGGWFPNGLHGFIISFQMVVFAFVGMELVGLTAGETENPEKVIPRAINQIPIRVLLFYVGALLIIMSIYPWNAIVPTESPFVQVFAAVGIAAAAGIVNFVVLTSAASACNSAIFSTSRMVFSMAKDHNAPESFARLNKRKVPSNALYFSTIVILIAIVLNYVMPEGVFTLITSVSTVCFIFVWGIMVICHLRYRRTQPELASRSRFKLPLYPFSNYLILAFLAFVLVVLALAEDTRVALFVTPVWFILVAGIYLFKKRNLSNNRQ